The following coding sequences are from one Luteolibacter arcticus window:
- a CDS encoding sensor histidine kinase, translated as MNLKRKNGWLVHGLVAVCAIALLGAMAAITRATFSAERERALAESRAVQQENIRLALWRMDAAATAWIADEAQRPVISPPSKEAPKAEVRLRFEAREDGTLVRDRPEEETPLANLLKVEPVNGPLFPAVCALMPEMPSAWSSPQPSAEKPQEAAQQQRADPEYQVLANGKELGNRGRVVKSALDVSKNQYEDKVFLQNNTLPSTWNIAPDWNLARSGLPRPAWIGGELFLLRHLQWQRPDGSLLRSIQGSWLDATKLEAMLLTEIADLFPTARLIRITGPDDGAGMSLASFPLKFHAGTPPSPPPPGLPRPAWLPLAAGWTAAVLAIAAAWLLVGGLLRLSEKRASFVSAVTHELRTPLTTFQLYSEMLESGAVKEEKRGDYFRTLRREAERLSHLVENVLAFSRIERGSARATTCEIAAADLVTPMVQRLAERLLEAGLTLQTDLSAPAWHSIVKADVAAVEHVLFNLIDNAAKYAAGSVPPEVHLEAAAAGRFLELRVRDHGQGISPKERRRVFRAFHKSAAAAAESRPGVGLGLSLSRRLARAGGGDLQLAPTGKGACFVLALPRAAK; from the coding sequence CCAGCAGGAGAACATCCGCCTCGCCCTGTGGCGGATGGATGCCGCCGCCACCGCATGGATCGCCGATGAAGCGCAGCGGCCGGTGATTTCCCCGCCGTCCAAGGAAGCACCAAAGGCCGAGGTGCGCCTGCGCTTCGAGGCCCGGGAGGACGGCACCTTGGTCCGCGACCGGCCGGAGGAAGAGACGCCGCTGGCCAACCTGCTCAAGGTCGAGCCCGTGAATGGCCCGCTGTTTCCCGCCGTCTGCGCGCTGATGCCGGAGATGCCCTCCGCCTGGTCCTCTCCCCAGCCCTCCGCGGAGAAACCCCAGGAAGCCGCCCAGCAGCAGCGAGCAGACCCGGAGTACCAGGTACTCGCCAACGGCAAGGAACTCGGCAACCGCGGGCGGGTCGTAAAGAGCGCCCTCGACGTCAGCAAGAACCAGTACGAGGACAAGGTCTTCCTTCAAAACAACACCCTTCCCTCCACATGGAACATCGCCCCAGACTGGAACCTCGCGCGCAGCGGCCTGCCGCGGCCCGCATGGATCGGCGGCGAACTTTTCCTCCTGCGTCATTTGCAGTGGCAGCGCCCCGACGGCTCGCTGCTCCGCTCAATCCAGGGCTCGTGGCTCGATGCCACGAAACTGGAGGCGATGCTCCTCACTGAAATCGCCGATCTTTTCCCGACGGCCCGGCTCATCCGCATCACGGGCCCGGACGATGGCGCGGGCATGTCCCTCGCGAGCTTCCCGCTGAAATTCCACGCGGGCACCCCCCCCTCCCCCCCCCCTCCGGGCCTTCCCCGCCCCGCCTGGCTCCCCCTCGCGGCGGGCTGGACGGCCGCCGTCCTCGCCATTGCCGCCGCCTGGCTGCTCGTCGGCGGTCTGCTGCGGCTGAGCGAAAAGCGCGCCTCCTTCGTTTCCGCCGTCACCCACGAGCTGCGTACCCCGCTCACCACCTTCCAGCTCTATTCGGAAATGTTGGAAAGCGGGGCGGTGAAGGAGGAAAAGCGCGGCGACTACTTCCGCACCCTCCGCCGCGAGGCCGAGCGGCTCTCCCACCTCGTGGAAAACGTGCTCGCCTTCTCGCGCATCGAGCGGGGCAGCGCCCGTGCCACCACCTGCGAAATCGCCGCCGCCGATTTGGTGACGCCGATGGTCCAGCGCCTTGCAGAGCGATTGTTAGAAGCGGGCCTAACCCTGCAAACCGACCTCTCCGCACCGGCCTGGCACTCCATCGTGAAAGCCGACGTCGCTGCCGTGGAGCACGTGCTTTTCAACCTGATCGACAATGCCGCGAAGTATGCCGCCGGCTCGGTGCCACCGGAGGTGCATCTGGAAGCAGCGGCCGCCGGCCGTTTCCTCGAACTCCGGGTGCGCGACCACGGGCAGGGCATCTCCCCCAAGGAACGCCGCCGGGTCTTCCGCGCCTTCCACAAGTCGGCCGCCGCCGCTGCGGAAAGCCGCCCCGGCGTGGGCCTCGGACTCTCCTTGTCGCGTCGCCTCGCTCGCGCCGGTGGAGGAGACCTCCAGCTCGCACCGACGGGAAAGGGCGCCTGCTTCGTGCTAGCGCTGCCGCGCGCGGCCAAGTGA